In Capsicum annuum cultivar UCD-10X-F1 chromosome 7, UCD10Xv1.1, whole genome shotgun sequence, one genomic interval encodes:
- the LOC107878769 gene encoding putative lipid-transfer protein DIR1 — protein sequence MAKSDNMTLLLFALIMTLQIATSNAAGTSTTICKVTINDLAQCLPAVMGKKPPPPTPACCAALRKADLPCMCKQKSQLGQFGISPAAAMKLPKQCRVNVPRGC from the coding sequence ATGGCCAAATCAGACAACATGACCTTGTTGCTTTTTGCACTGATCATGACATTACAAATTGCAACATCAAATGCTgcaggaacatcaacaactatttGCAAGGTGACTATCAATGACCTTGCACAATGTCTACCAGCAGTGATGGGCAAGAAACCTCCACCACCAACACCGGCTTGCTGCGCAGCGCTACGCAAGGCTGATCTACCGTGTATGTGCAAACAGAAATCCCAGTTGGGACAATTTGGGATCAGTCCTGCAGCTGCTATGAAACTGCCTAAGCAATGTAGGGTTAATGTCCCTCGTGGATGTTAA
- the LOC107878770 gene encoding glycerophosphodiester phosphodiesterase GDPDL4: MWKMRCVLCLLLFCCSAAFVSAQRSGNVTSKWLTLSGDAPKVIARGGFSGLLPDSSYNAYALAQAISLADWVAWCDVQLTKDGVGICFPDIKLDNASDIDVLFKNRHSNYSVNGVTQTGWFSIDFNFKDLALVSLKQGVYSRAPNFDGTPQQILTVQDVATQLKPPGLWLNIQHDSFYSQHSLSMRSFVISLSRSVIANYISSPEVNFLRNIASRLNPRVTKRVFRFLGEGDIEPSTNQTYGSLVKNLTFIKTFASGILVPKRYIWPTDSSLYLQPHTSVVLDAHKEGLEIYAADFLNDVPFAYNYSYDPVAEHLSYIDNGEFSVDGVLSDFPMTPSASIDCFAHLGKNDKPQAKLQIISPEGASGDYPGCTNFAYTKAASDGADVLGCPVQMTKDGIPFCLGSINLIDRTDAAQSEFSNMAIPVPELQIKSGILTTNLSWTDIIQKLKPAIYNRWLDYRLLRNPKARSDGTFMSLADFLTFAKNATSVSGVMISIENAAYLAKQGLGVTGAVMDTLSKAGFNNQTVQKVMIQSSESSVLEEFKKSNYELVYMVDNDIRDIENSTLLEMKTFAKSVVITKDSVFPSDSSFLIGQTNIVPKLQSANLPVYVRLFNNEFISQPWDFFSDSSAELNNFVLGAGVDGVITEYPGTAARYRRNRCLQYKELPLYMSPSKPGSLLELMTPQSLPPVEAPRPVLTENDVTEPPLPPVAKVNPASDNGTAKAPASAPNGQSSVVASILMSSVAILLAIILVS; this comes from the exons ATGTGGAAAATGCGTTGTGTTTTGTGTCTTCTACTGTTTTGTTGCTCAGCTGCATTTGTTTCAGCTCAAAGATCTGGCAATGTCACCTCTAAATGGTTAACACTAAGCG GAGATGCACCAAAAGTTATAGCTCGCGGAGGATTTTCTGGGTTACTTCCTGATTCAAGCTATAATGCCTACGCTTTGGCACAAGCAATTAGCTTGGCCGATTGGGTTGCTTGGTGTGATGTTCAACTCACAAAAGACGGGGTTGGCATTTGTTTTCCTGATATCAAGCTCGACAATGCTTCTGATATCGATGTTCTCTTCAAAAACAGGCATAGTAACTACTCAGTGAATGGAGTAACTCAGACAGGATGGTTTTCTATAGATTTCAACTTCAAGGATTTGGCGCTTGTCAGCT TGAAACAGGGAGTGTATTCACGAGCGCCTAATTTTGATGGCACTCCCCAGCAAATTCTTACTGTCCAGGATGTAGCTACCCAACTCAAACCTCCAGGATTATGGTTGAATATCCAG CATGATTCCTTCTACAGCCAGCACAGTCTGAGTATGAGAAGCTTTGTTATTTCCTTATCTAGAAGTGTTATTGCCAACTATATTTCATCACCTGAGGTGAATTTCCTTCGAAATATCGCATCACGATTGAATCCACGAGTGACAAAACGCGTTTTCCGGTTTCTTGGCGAGGGTGATATCGAGCCATCAACAAATCAAACATATGGTTCTCTAGTAAAGAATCTCACATTTATTAAAACCTTTGCCTCTGGGATTCTTGTTCCCAAACGCTATATCTGGCCAACGGACAGCAGTTTGTACTTGCAGCCACATACCTCGGTTGTTTTGGACGCTCATAAGGAAGGTCTTGAAATTTATGCAGCAGACTTTCTTAATGATGTGCCTTTTGCCTATAATTATAGCTATGATCCTGTAGCTGAGCATTTATCCTATATCGACAATGGTGAGTTCTCCGTCGACGGAGTGTTATCTGACTTCCCAATGACTCCATCTGCGTCAATAG ATTGCTTTGCTCATTTGGGAAAGAATGATAAACCTCAAG CAAAGCTTCAGATTATTTCACCTGAAGGAGCAAGTGGAGACTATCCTGGTTGTACAAATTTCGCATATACAAAAGCTGCTTCCGATGGTGCTGATGTTCTTGGCTGTCCTGTCCAAATGACAAAAGATGGAATACCCTTCTGCCTTGGTTCGATAAATCTGATAGACAGGACCGATGCAGCCCAATCAGAATTCAGCAATATGGCTATCCCTGTCCCAGAGCTTCAGATAAAATCTGGAATACTTACCACCAACCTTAGTTGGACCGATATTATTCAAAAGCTGAAAC CGGCAATATATAACCGGTGGTTAGATTATAGATTGTTGCGTAATCCAAAGGCCAGAAGTGATGGGACCTTTATGTCGTTGGCAGACTTCTTGACATTTGCTAAAAATGCTACTTCTGTTTCTGGTGTAATGATAAGCATAGAG AATGCAGCATACCTGGCAAAGCAGGGATTAGGTGTAACTGGTGCTGTTATGGACACCTTAAGCAAAGCTGGTTTCAATAATCAGACAGTTCAAAAAGTTATGATCCAATCAAGTGAGAGTTCTGTTCTGGAAGAATTTAAGAAAAGTAATTATGAACTTGTTTATATGGTTGACAATGATATCCGTGATATTGAGAACTCAACTTTATTGGAGATGAAGACCTTTGCAAAATCAGTTGTTATAACGAAGGACTCAGTCTTTCCCAGCGATAGCTCATTTCTCATTGGTCAAACGAATATTGTGCCGAAGCTGCAATCAGCAAATCTTCCCGTATATGTACGACTCTTCAACAATGAGTTTATATCTCAACCATGGGACTTTTTCTCAGATTCATCTGCTGAGTTAAACAACTTTGTTCTTGGAGCTGGCGTTGATGGTGTTATTACTGAATATCCTGGCACAGCGGCTAGATACCGAA GGAACCGTTGTTTACAGTACAAAGAGTTGCCGCTATATATGAGCCCTTCTAAACCTGGGAGTCTCCTGGAACTCATGACTCCTCAGTCTTTGCCGCCAGTCGAAGCTCCCAGGCCGGTACTCACTGAAAACGATGTGACTGAGCCACCTCTTCCACCCGTTGCAAAGGTAAACCCGGCTAGTGACAATGGTACAGCTAAAGCTCCCGCTAGTGCTCCAAATGGCCAATCCTCAGTTGTTGCTAGCATTCTCATGAGCTCAGTTGCAATCCTTCTTGCAATTATCTTGGTATCCTGA